One genomic segment of Acidobacteriota bacterium includes these proteins:
- a CDS encoding universal stress protein — MKTQHMRILIAYDGSRCSDAALHELWRAGLPQVAQVVVFSVAESWLTPPTSTELADAAMLPGVGPMPQIMDTKNYTFALEAAKDQAEFGTRVVRNYFPDWKIESEVRRGSPASEILHYADTWKADLIVVGSHGRSAMGRFLMGSVSKRIVTEAHCSVRISRSHSAEAYSAVRLLVGVDGSDSSLNAVCAIEARNWPNESEVCIVVVQDPIQPIAVTPPFPSMHPHNEEQAAEAQTWARNLVDKTAKGFREAGLETSSLIKIGDPRRILLDASEEWKADCIFLGARGLSKLDRLLLGSVSTAISTRAHCSVEVVRFREE; from the coding sequence ATGAAAACACAACACATGCGCATTTTGATTGCCTATGACGGTTCACGATGTTCTGACGCCGCTCTGCACGAATTATGGCGGGCTGGATTACCGCAAGTTGCTCAGGTAGTGGTGTTTTCGGTCGCTGAATCGTGGCTGACGCCTCCGACAAGCACCGAACTGGCTGATGCGGCCATGTTGCCCGGCGTCGGTCCGATGCCACAGATTATGGACACTAAAAACTATACTTTTGCCCTGGAAGCCGCCAAAGACCAGGCTGAGTTTGGCACCCGGGTCGTCAGAAACTATTTTCCTGATTGGAAAATTGAATCCGAAGTTCGCCGTGGGTCCCCAGCTTCAGAGATTCTGCACTATGCTGACACCTGGAAAGCTGATTTGATTGTGGTCGGTTCGCATGGCCGCTCGGCAATGGGCCGCTTCCTGATGGGAAGTGTTTCCAAGCGAATTGTGACCGAGGCTCACTGCTCGGTCCGGATTTCCCGCAGCCATTCAGCCGAAGCCTATTCCGCCGTTCGATTACTGGTCGGAGTGGATGGATCAGATAGCTCGCTCAATGCCGTGTGTGCCATTGAAGCCCGTAACTGGCCGAATGAAAGCGAAGTGTGCATTGTGGTGGTTCAGGACCCGATTCAACCAATTGCGGTCACACCTCCCTTTCCTTCAATGCACCCGCACAACGAAGAGCAGGCGGCTGAAGCCCAAACGTGGGCGCGAAACCTGGTTGATAAAACGGCCAAAGGATTTCGCGAAGCCGGGCTCGAAACCTCATCTTTAATCAAAATCGGAGACCCGCGCCGGATTTTGCTTGATGCCAGTGAAGAGTGGAAAGCCGATTGCATTTTCTTAGGAGCACGCGGACTCAGCAAACTGGATCGCCTCCTGCTCGGCAGCGTCTCAACCGCCATTTCGACTCGCGCTCACTGCTCAGTGGAAGTGGTTCGCTTTCGGGAAGAATAA
- a CDS encoding YwiC-like family protein — translation MSLRTKLKLPKEHGAWAMLYVPMAVAMLVAETVNWSVLWLGLSATAFFIARESTTVWWKTTRNGTPSDTAFRYMAGYLLLSAAFGFPLVVLSKLYWLIPFAVFGVLLLAINTVQTADKEDRSLFGELLAILGMTATAPTTLYVARGEWDSSALWLWEINILFFASSVFHVKWLLASTTTRRASERDQAKQLGLLYHILLGVCLITGMLTHNFPFWLCIAFAPVILRALWAIAHPVQRVNLKRVGIQEIVYSLIFVVALAFSGI, via the coding sequence ATGAGTCTACGAACCAAATTAAAGCTTCCCAAAGAACACGGTGCCTGGGCCATGCTTTATGTCCCAATGGCCGTAGCGATGCTGGTGGCTGAAACGGTCAACTGGTCAGTCCTCTGGCTTGGACTTTCCGCAACGGCTTTTTTTATTGCCCGCGAATCAACTACCGTCTGGTGGAAAACCACACGGAATGGAACTCCGTCTGACACAGCCTTTCGGTACATGGCCGGATATTTGTTGCTCTCAGCCGCATTTGGATTTCCGCTTGTGGTTCTCTCCAAATTGTATTGGCTGATTCCTTTTGCGGTCTTTGGTGTCCTTCTGCTGGCAATCAACACCGTGCAGACGGCGGACAAAGAAGACCGTTCACTATTTGGTGAATTACTGGCTATTCTTGGAATGACTGCCACCGCACCCACCACATTGTATGTGGCCCGTGGAGAGTGGGATTCATCTGCCCTGTGGTTATGGGAGATCAATATTTTGTTTTTTGCCAGCAGTGTGTTTCACGTCAAATGGTTGCTGGCTTCAACCACCACTCGCCGGGCTTCTGAACGTGACCAGGCCAAACAACTTGGGCTACTCTATCACATCCTACTTGGAGTGTGCCTCATCACGGGAATGCTAACCCACAACTTTCCGTTCTGGCTGTGTATTGCCTTTGCACCCGTCATTTTGCGTGCACTGTGGGCCATTGCGCATCCGGTCCAGCGCGTGAACCTGAAACGAGTTGGAATTCAGGAGATTGTTTATTCATTGATTTTTGTCGTGGCGCTGGCTTTTTCGGGAATCTGA